The DNA sequence ACCTCGCCGAGAAGCTGGATGGTGTGATCGCCAGGCTGCCCCGCTTCACGCCGCTGCTATCGCATCCGCGCGGGGCTGAACTGCAACCTGCCTTCACACCGCCTCCGACATGCGATACGCACATCGGCGAAGGGAGTTTTTTCATTCGCCCCGACGGGGCAATCCGGCAGATCATCGATGGCCAGCCCGTGCCGGTCGAATATGGCGGCCGGCGACTCCATGCCGACGGCACGATGACGGGCAAGCGCTTGGCGGCGCTCACTGGACTACGCGATCGAGCCCGGCGCGTGCTGCAATCGCAGAACGAGGACTGGCCGGAAGCGGCGCGCGAGCAGGCGCGGCGTGCGCTCAACTGGGAAGACGATCGTTTCGCCGCCGCCTACGGCCCGATCAACAAGACGACCTTTAGCGAAACCGAGGGCGGCGCTGTCAGCCGCCGGATGCCGAATCTGGTCAAGTTCCGTGAAGACCCGGACGCCATGCTGGTCATGTCGCTCGAAGATTATGATGAGATGACGGGTTGAGCCACGAAAGCAGCGATCATGAACCGCGAGGTAGTCGGGCGCACGCCCACCGTCACGCACGTCAGCTCCACCGAGGAAGGACTGCTCGTATCTCTCAACCAGCACGGCGCCGTGGACTTTCCATTCATCTAGTCACTCTACGGCAAACTGGAACCCAGGATCATCCACGAGTTGGAAGACCTGATCTTTCACGACCCCGAATCCAAGTCCTGGCAAACGGCCGACGTTTATCTCTCCGGCAACGTGCGTCACAAACTTCACGCCGCTGAGAGGGCTGGAGGCGAATTCGCCCGCAATGTCAAAGCCTTGGAAGCTGTGCAGCCGGAGGACGTGCTCCCCCGCGACATCGACGCCAATCTCGGCGCGCCGCGGATCCCCGAAGGCGACATCCAGTCCTTCGCCGCCGACCTGTTCCGTGTCGCGCTCGCGTCGGTTCCGGTAAAGCAATTGAAGCAGGAGGCTGCCTGGAGCATGGAAGCCGATCACGCCGCGACGGAGTCGGTCGCTGCCACCAGTGAGTATCCATCGCGGCATCGCAACTCCGCGATTATCAGCAGCGATTGGGACAGCCGTTCGCCCAAGAGGATTACCACGTGCAGTTGGCTGGGCTCCGCGACCAACTCAAGTCCGCGCTTTCAAGCCAAACAGCCGAGTCCGAACAACCGTCGGGGCGAAAGGTTTCGGACCGAGCCGATCAAATCAAAGCGATCCGCGCAGTGCACAAGGCTGTGGCCGCACCCGAGCGCGCGCCAAATCTGGGAACGTCTGCCGCCGAGGCAATTACTTCCCAAATTCGTCGGACCGTCGACGTGGCAAAGCCCGGAAGTCCCGGCGAAACAGTTAACCGCCGTCAACCGTCTCCGTCGGCGCGCAATCCAGGGGGTTCCGGCGGCTACTGTCTCGGCTGACTCAGAACTTGTTCCGGTCGATGTGGCCGACGCGCGCAAGCGGACAGATTCCGGTCGCGCCTCGAACTACGTACGCGTTGCCGAGTAATACTTGAAAATCGTTCCCGCATCCGCGGCGTCCTCGAAGCCGGTCACATTGATGACGGCCTCTGCGAGCCGGTCCTTTGGGTTGCGACCCTTGTGCAATGCGCGACGCTGCATTCCGCCCGCGATGAGATCAGCGCATTCTAGAAGGACTGTGCGGCCCTTCGTGACGGGCTCCATAGGTAGGACAGTCAGCTGACCCGGGAACTCCAGCGCGACAGCCTCACCGAGTTGCTTCGACATCTTGTGCAGAAACAGGGAGACGAAGCCCGAGTCAGCTTCCTTGATGACACGAACACTGCGGTTTTCCATTAAGCAGTTGCACTCGCGAAGGTACTTCAGAGAATCCACGACAAGCTGAATAAACAAAGAGACCAAAATTTCGTGCGTTCGGCCGCGAGAGACCAACGAGTAGCCCAGGAAGAGAACGCCCGAGCGCCGAGATTGGAGTTGTTGGAGCAATGAGACTGCCCGTTCTACCTTGTCGGCGCCAGTTTCAGAAAAATGGATCGTCTCGGTCCAGCCCGTGTTTGCACACCACTGCTCCAACGCAGCAAAGTGCTTTTCAAACTGCATCCAGTTGATGATGCACACGCCAGCGATGCCAGTGTAGGTTTTGTCGCCCTCGTTGCCTGTTTCGTCCAGGTAGAACCGAATTTCCGGGAGTGAGTCGCGATGCGCGGCAAGATACTCGTGAAACTCGGCCTGCATTGCTTCTCTAGCTCGTCGCGTCTCCTCTACACCACGAAATAGCCGTAACTCGTTCTGGATCATGCGCCGAACCCGACCAATTGTCTCAATACGGTCGAGCTCATAAAGTACTTCCAGTTCGAGCGGCCGCCAGCGTTCGAGCACGTCCGCCTGATACATCTTCCAGTACCTGATGCACAGCGAAGTATCGCTGTCGCGTGTCTCGGGGAATCGTTGAAGAATATGGGCGACTCGTTGTTCGCGGGTCGCCAAGTACGAGTTGGCGATGTCCGCCAACATCTTCTGCCGACGTTCGGCTTGGTCAGGCAGCAGGTCGGGCTCACGGGGAGTTGACCAAGGTTGAAGTTCGGAGATTTCGGGAGTTGGGTCGTGAATTGGGAAGAGCCAGCCACTCGCATCATTTGCTTGAGGAGTACGCGCGTGAGGACTCGTCGGCTCAGCCAAGGGCCGAGGCGGAGGGACGGCAACGGGAAGCGCCGGAGGGGGAACGACCGCTTCGATTGGAGGGGTGTCCGCCGCTGTGAGACCAAGTAACGTCTCCCAAATGCCATGCTTGTCATCAATGGTGGCCGCTGAATTGATTCGCTGGCAGACGGCTTCAAACTCAGGCGTATAGGGAAGATGTACCACGTCCGGCCCTTCGTTTCGGGCCAAATCGAGCAGCATTTGCTTTGGATCACGTCTCTTGCTCATTGAAGAATGCTCGCCGCTGCTTCACGACGTTTTGAATGATTCGCGCCGCGCGGGCCGTATCGTCGACAGTCTCATTGGTATTCGTTTTCAGCCGTTCTTAGAAAGGACACCGTCCGCTTACAGGCGTTCACAGGATTATTGGATGGGCTGCTTCCCCCTCGCCCGTTTGGAGAAGGTGCAGCAAAGGCCATCGCCAGCGATTATACCTAGAACAACCAAAGCGCCGACGCTTGACCTGGAGACGAGCAAGCTGCATACGGCGGCGCTGGCAATGGTCGGCCACTCGTCGCTCTCCGGCATTCAGAAGAAGATTTCGGTCAACCACTCGGCCGACCGGGCAACGCTCCAGGTTGCGGCCGCCGGCGGGCGCTATGTGCTCAAGCCGCAAACGGGAACCTACCCGGCCTTGCCTGAAAACGAGCATGTCACCACGCAACTGGCCAAGCTGGTAGGGATCGAGGTTGCGCCCAATGGCTTGGTGTCGCTTAAGGACGGCACGCTGGCCTACATCGTTCGTCGTTTCGACCGCTTACCCGATGGCCGGAAGCTGCGCCAGGAGGATTTCTGTCAACTAGCCGAATTGCCGCCAAAGGACAAGTACGGGGCGTCGACCGAGCTTTGCGTCAAGCTGGTCCGGAAGTACACCGACGAGCCGCCCGCCGAATTGCTGAAGCTCTACCGCCTGCTCCTGTTCGGTTGGTGGACCGGCAACGGCGACGCGCATCTGAAAAACTTTTCGCTACTCACTGGCGAGGACGGCATCACGCTGCTGACGCCCGCCTATGACTTGGTATGCACGCGGCTGGTGATCCCAGACGACCAGCTCGCGCTGCCCTTGCAGGGCAAGAAAGACCATCTCCGTCGAGGAGTGTGGCAGCGTTTCGCCGACTATTGTGGACTGCCCGAAAAGGTCGCACTGCGGGTGCTCGACAAGCAGGCCAAAGTACTGGACGACGCGACGGTCCTGATTGACCGCAGCTTCTTGCCGGACGACATGAAGAAGTCGTTCAAGCAACTTGTCGGCGAGCGCACCGAGAGCATCCGTTAGCAGGGGTCGAACCCCCTGTGCAGGATTCGAGGCGCATGCGCCTCACACCTGCTTTGAGCTAAAGCGGCTTCGATTCTCATCGAAGTCAGTCCGCATCGCCCACGCCCCACCTCCGCCATCGGATAGAATGCCGGGATTACTCGAAGGGCTCGTGCTCCTGCTAGACAACAGCAGTGTGAACGAGCAGACATCGGTTTACTCCGACAAGCCTCCGTCGAACCGGACAAACACGGCTCCCGAGCGCGCGCCGCACAAGGAAACGGCGGCGGCTGAGGCCATCGTTTCCCCGCATACGACAATCCTTCGAAAGTGCGGGTGACGGTTCGCTCGAGTTGATTCCAACATCGCGTCACCGGAGGAGTACCGGCATTCAAAACTCCTTCCGGTCGATGTGACCGAAGTAGCGAGCGCATCGCCCCATTGTGACCCGGTCGTGAGCGCCGTCGCTCCCGGACACAATCTCTTGAGTGCCGTCGCCAACCCGACTCCGCCAGCAGCGGCGCTGATTGGCAGTTCGAGGCTAATACAGCTAGCAGCGGTCTCTGAATTGAATCGAGATCACGCTGAGCGTTTCCACGCCAGTCGAGAACGGCGACCGTGCAAAGTACAAGCAAATCCGCCTGGCATAGCGTTTGCTGTTCCTCGAGCCGCAAATGCATCAGTACAGTTCTGAGATCCCATCGGAATGTCTGATCACGGTCATTGAACGCGAGGGCTACGCGCAGTCAAGTCGACATGCTACTGGCAAAATGTACTCAAAGGGCACG is a window from the Planctomycetia bacterium genome containing:
- a CDS encoding HipA domain-containing protein, coding for MLIEECSPLLHDVLNDSRRAGRIVDSLIGIRFQPFLERTPSAYRRSQDYWMGCFPLARLEKVQQRPSPAIIPRTTKAPTLDLETSKLHTAALAMVGHSSLSGIQKKISVNHSADRATLQVAAAGGRYVLKPQTGTYPALPENEHVTTQLAKLVGIEVAPNGLVSLKDGTLAYIVRRFDRLPDGRKLRQEDFCQLAELPPKDKYGASTELCVKLVRKYTDEPPAELLKLYRLLLFGWWTGNGDAHLKNFSLLTGEDGITLLTPAYDLVCTRLVIPDDQLALPLQGKKDHLRRGVWQRFADYCGLPEKVALRVLDKQAKVLDDATVLIDRSFLPDDMKKSFKQLVGERTESIR